ACTCCTCCTGGTACTTAAGAGAGATGGTTACATTCCAAAAGTGAATTCTTAACATTCTCTATTCCAGTATGCCTGCTATGCCTTCAAGAACCTGGGGATCCTGAAAAATTAggggaatttcttcaaaaagacaATCTCAGCATGCACTATTTCTGTCTTGTGAGTACAAGTTCCCCTTTGAATGTCTCATGGCTTTTGCTCtacagtctgttctctgtttttgCATCCAGCCTCAGATCCATAACcctgtttgttttccttaatagcttttttcttttaaaatctaatttttaaatagcaataGACATACCAGGTATAAAACCCTAACAGTATAAAGTATATACAATTAAAAGTCTCGTCCCAAAACagtatgtttcatttttctcttgccaGAAGCAAATGCTAGCAACAGTCCTTTAAGtgattttttcccaaattttttcATTAGATATAACTTACATACTATAGAAAGCACTcatgttatatataatgtatatctCCATGTAAATACtgtctgaatgaaaataaatattcccATCACCCTAGACAGttccctcctgccctcttccAGTCAGTCCCCTCAGAGATAATCACTGATCTATTGATTACTTTTGCCTATTCatatacttcatataaatgggatcatacagtTTGTACTCTTTTATGTCTCACTTCTTTTAGTCTATGCAGTGAAGAGTTTTGGAGATTGATTCAGGTTGTTAAATGCATTAGTAGCTTGTGCCTTTTCATTCCCAGGTAATGTTCTGTGGTATGCATATATTTCAATTTGCTTATTCACCTGTTGAGGAACATTTGCATTGTTTCATTTGGGGGCTATTatcaataaagctgctgtgaacatccatgcacaagtctttttgtgaacacattttcacttttcttgggcaaatacctaggagtggaattgctgattATATGCCAACtatttgtttaactttttgtGAAGTTGCCAAATCACTTTCCAAAGTGATATCAGTTTACACTCTACCAGTTATATACCAGTTATACCACTAGCAATTTATGAAGTCCCAGTTGCACAATATTTTTGCTAGAACTTCATATTgtcagtctttttgttttgttttgtttttttaagattttatttatttctagggagaggggaagggaggggcaaagagagggagagaaacagcaatatgtggttgcctctctctcgcccccaattggggacctgatgggtgacccaggcacgtgccctgattgggaattgaactggcaaccctttggttcacaggtgggcactcaatccactgaccacaccagccggggcatattttcagactttttaattttagccattctattaggtgtgtagtggtattgCACTgtagttttaaattgcatttctctgatgtctTAAGAtgctgagcttcttttcatgtgcctattggccatttacatattttcttttatgaagtgtctgtttctctttttaattttacttacttatttttagagagggggaaaggaaggagaaagagagagagacattgatgtgtgagataaacatcaatcatttgcctcctgcaggtccccaaccagggacctggtccacaacccaagcaggtgccctgaccaggaatcaaacccacaaccttcaggTCCACGGAGCGATGCCTAGCCTACcaacccacaccagtcagggtggtttgTCCATTTTAAAAGCTGGGTTCTTTTGACTGAATTaattgtaagagttctttgtgtataTTCTGTATACAAATCTCTTTTCAGATATGTATATTGTGACTATTTTCTCCCtgttgggttgtcttttcatttttttaatgatgtttttcaaagaaaaaagttttcaatattgaagtccagtttatcaattttttcttttatcattagtTTTTTTGGTGTCTCCCAAGAAATCTTTACCTACCCATTGAATTATCTCGGTgcctttttcaaaattaattgaccatacataTATCTGTTCATCTAAATTACCTATTTTATGTTATTGATCTATTACTCCTTATACCAGTACAACACTGTCTTGATTTTTATGGCATTATAGTGTCTTCAAATTAAGGATTTTGTAAGTTTTGCAGTATTTTCCAAGATTGCTTTGACCCTTAGgtccttttcttttccatatgaattttatagttaacttttaatttttctttaaattaaaaaaaagaaaggtttttgGGATTGTGGTGGAGGTTGAGATGGGGAATGCActaaagaatgaacaaacaatatTGAGTCTCCCAATCCATGGACATGATACAGTTCAACGTTTATTTGGGCCCTTTAAAATGTATCTTagcaatgtttgtttgtttgtttgtttttactgaagAACACTTGCACATCTTATAAatatattcctaaatattttgtgattttaagctattttaaaatttcattttcaggttTGTTGTTGGTATATAGAAATGGAGTTTATGtttgtacattgattttatatcctgcagtCTCGTTAAATTCACATACTAATtcagtagttttttttgtttttcttttgtaaatgccTTAGGGTTCCCTGTGTACACAACTATGTTATGtgtgaataaagacagttctactacttcctttccaacctttatgtcttttctttttttaatatgctaGTGTATTGTTTtctactctttctctttttttcttttttttttttagatttatttttagagagggaagggagggagaaagagagagagagagaaacatcaatgtgtggttgctgggggccgtggcctgcaacccaggcatgtgccctgactgggaatcaaacctgcaatgctttggttcgcagcccgcgctcaatccactgagctacgccagccagggcatgtcttttatttcttgttgaCTTTCTGTACTAGCTAGGACCTTCAGTCTAGTGTTCAGCAGAAGTTATATGATGAATGTCCTTGTCTTGTGTTCAACATCAGAGGGCAGTATCCAATTTTTCACCATTAAAGTATGTTAACTGTAGGTTTTTCATGGGTTCTTTTCATTAGATTCGAGAGGTTCCCTTTTATATTTAGTTTGCTGGAAGGTATTATGAATgtatattgaattttgtcaaatactttttctgcatctgttgagatgatcattttttcccctaatttgtTAATGTGACTTGTTACATCAATTAAATTCTTTAATGTTAAACTAACTTTGCATTTGTGGTATAAACTCTACTTGGTCGTGatgttttatcccttttatatGGTGCCGAattcaatttattaatattttgtttcatttttacatctatgttcatgagaaaTATTGGTCTGTGATTTTCCTCTCTTGTAAGTCCtgtctggttttggtgtcagGACTTGATTAATTTCAATGCATGTATAAGCGTATacattttcaacttaaaaataaacacactatacacagtgtttttatttgtatattgctTTTTTAATGGCCATTTCATATACAACATATCtatctaatttttctcttttttttaagattttatttatttatttctagagagggaagggaggaggaagatagagagagagagagagaggaacatcaatgtgtggtcgctgggggtcatggcctgcaacccaggcatgtaccctgactgggaatcaaacctgcaacactttggttctcagcccgcgctcaatccactgagctacaccagccagggcttagttttttctttttaatagctaaTTAGTATTTCATGGTACGGGTATACCAAAAAGTATTAAAACAAATCCCTTTTAAAGGACATTTAGATTGTTGCTAATCTTTCactattaatttttctgtgtatagaaataatatatgctcactgtagaaaacaataatacttaaaaatttaaataaaagagaaatccTCATGTAGTCCTAAAGCCCTGagataattagttttaaaataaatgagagtTTTAACCCTAATTAGGAACATATGTTTATAATCCAAGTGCCCTCAAGTTATTGAACCTTGCAGGGTCACCTTCTCtatcatgttaaaataaaataacctgagTCCCCTTTCACATTACATGTAATTACTGCAGGAAGTTGAGCACTCTCCCCAGTATTTTTGGAAGATTCttggagtggggctggggtgctgACATTCTTCCAACTGCGTTAGGGTGGTCAGAGCTAAAacgtgtttttaaaaagttcagtttCTCTCCTTTCACTCTAAGGCAGAATGTCTACAGTCAAAATATTTTAGAGCCTTGTTTCCCTTCCTGTAGAGAACACACTCTGAGAAGAGTATTTATTCTATGCCACGGGGGCAGTCCAGCAGAAGGGGTAAGAGTGCGGGTTCTGGGGGCCTGTGAATGTGCCTGTGACTGTGCCTGTGAGCTCTGCTGcctccttgctgtgtgaccccagcCATGCTTACCGTGCTGCAGTTCAGTGGCCTCCTCTGTAAGATGAGGATCACAATAGCATCTGTATCACAAGGTCATGGTGAAcgtaaaatgaggtcatacacAGGGAGTGTTTCCCCAAACTGCTCAAAAGTAGTCCTCAGTAAATGAGGCAGCAGAGCACAAAGGCGGTTAAGAGCCGAGGTTCTGCATTTCTGCAGGCTTGAGCAGGTCACATAATGTCTCCTACAAAATGAGGATGATGATAGTACCTATATCTTAaggttgttataaggattaaatgagttcatatttGAAAAGGACTTAAGAGCATCCATCATACAGTTAATTCTATGTAAGCCTTTGTTAAGTAAATTAccatataaatgcatatatattccAACAAGCTCTATTTCTAccctgtcctctccaccccactgcACTTTTAAACCCATCATCAATGTTGACAGCCTGGTTCtgtgcacacccctccccccagattCTGTCTAGCAAGCTGCCTCAGCGGGGCCAGTCTAACAGAGGTTTCCATGGATTCCTGCCTGAAGACATCAAAAAGGAGGCAGCCCGGGCTTCTAGGAAGGTTAGAATCCCCCTGGAATGGGGGCCTCTGGTGAGGCTTCCTTTCATACTTCCCTGGTCGTCCCTGCTTCCATTCTTTTCCCTAGTTGCTAATTTAGAAGTCAAAGGACTCCTGGATTTGCCAGCTGCTCCTTCTCTTAAGTTCCATGCTTCTCTAAGGTGTAGGTAGTATTCTAAGTGAGGAGAGGGAATAACatcctgggaaaacaaaaaagaattcagtGCTTCTTGAAGGCGCAGAGGTTTCGGGTCCCCTGAGCAAAGGGAAAGGCTGTTGCTTCACAACATTTCCATTCCACAGAACGATGTGCCACAGAATGCTGTTTGTCTTTTCGCGGGTCCTAAGCACTGCCTGGGATCTCATTTGCAGATCTGCTTTGTGTGCAAGAAAAAGGGAGCTGCCATCAACTGCCAGAAGGATCATTGCGTCAGAAACTTCCACCTTCCTTGTGGCCAAGAAAGGGGTTGCCTTTCACAATTTTTTGGAGAGTACAAGTGGGTGATGAAGGGAAAAAGTTGGGTTGCCCTTTTGTAACTTGCTACTAATTAGCCATTAGTCAAATCAGAGTTCAGCTCCCACCGGCCTGTTTTGATTCACCAGCAAATCTGTCCCTTCGTTCAATAATGAGTGTCTTGACTTGGCAGTTTCACGAGGGTTACTTCTTGCTTCCTGTCCCCTTCTTAAATTACAAACAGCTGAGGTTCTTAGACAGCTGCTCAGAACGAAATGGGGCTTTCAGGAACGAGAAAGGCTGTCGAGATAGTCCCAGGAGCTTTGCTGAGTGGGAGAGCAGCTGTGAGAAAGCTGTTTTtcacccttctcctccccctcccctcctcccacccccacagcactgAGGTTCGCTGGGCACCAGCCTGGGCAGTTGATTTCCCTCCCTAGGCCAGGCAGCTGGAAAATTCCATCAATGATAAATCAAAACCAAGTCTATTTACTCTGTCACAGATCATTTTGTGAAAAACATCGCCCAACACAGGACATCCAATGGGGGAATGTTGGGGAGGAAGGCTGCGTCCTGTGTTGTGAAGACTTATCCCACGCAAGTGTTGAAAACATCCAGAGTCCATGTTGTAGTCAAACTATCTACCACCGCAAGTGCATACAGGTGGGGCTCCCTCAGCCGTGGGGACCTTCCACAATTGCCCTAGTTCGAGCACCCTGGGAATGCTCAGGCAATCTTGCCTGGAGGCCTGTACACAGGGCTGGTCCCAGGGAGTCAGAGGAAAGTCAGCCCAGTCCCAGGTCACCCTTGACCTGTAGGACCTTATTGACAGATAAGACTTAGACTGTGCAAAATCCTCAGGATAGCTAGAGCAAATGAGCTCATCCTAGAATAAGTTAAGTAGCCTCCTAATCAGCATTGCTTCCTTggatggaaggaaagggaaacatGTATCCAGGTACCAGAGTCTTACTGGGTCAGCACTGCCAAGCCCCATGGCCAGAGGTGACAACTAAGGTATTTCTGGGAACTCTCTTGAGCTTTTGGTCCCTGGTGTGGCATGGGAATTTGCAGCCCTCACCTTAACCCACCCAAACTCCTTTCCCTGGAAGCCCTAGTCAAGCTTTCTTAGCAACATCCTCTTTGTGAGATGAAGGTGAAGTGGAAATGAGGTGATCAAAGAGTATTTCTACAAACAGAAAGTTTTTCCATGTTTCTCTTACAGAAATATGCCCACACATCAGCAAAGCATTTCTTCAAATGTCCGCATTGTAACAATCGAGAAGAGTTTCCTCAAGAAATGCTAAGAATGGGAATTCATATTCCAGACAGGTAGGGGAAATTCTAAAGCAAGAATTGAGCCATGAGTGGTTGCCTAGATTTCCAGAGGAAGTGAGTACATGGTGAagagggaaggggtggaaggAGAGCTTTCCAAGTATCAAAAGAATAGGAGGGGGGTAGTGAGGGTTGGGGGATAGGCGTGTCTCTGAAAAGGGTGCTTTAGACATCAGAATTCCATGAGTCGAGGGGTAGGTTCTTGAATTCCACTGTGAAACTAAGGAGCCCCGTGTTCCAGTCATCCTGCTTCATCCCTCTCCCACTGCCAGGCCACCGCCCAGCCTTGCTGAAATTATTCAGGCAGCCTGTTGACTCTTGCTGTGCTAGTTTGAGTTCTTCCTGGTTCCTCCCAGGTGGATAATGGTTTCACCCACCAGTTTACGTGTCCCTTACTCACTGTTTCTTCTCTCACTGCAGAGATGCTGCCTGGGAACTCGAGCCAGGGGCTTTCTCAGACTTGTATCAGCGCTATCAGCACTGTGATGCCCCCATCTGTTTGTATGAACAAGGCAGAGACATCTTTGAAGATGAAGGGTAGGGAAAAGTTTCTGGCTTGAAAGACCTCTCATTAGTGCCATCTCAGAGTTACACCTTGGCACAGTTATTAAGAGCAAAAAACCCATTTTTGTCTGCAGACCTCAGGATGAACACAACTGCTAAGTCCCATTCTTGAGCAGCCTAGGACTCACTCACACACATGTGAACAGGTCTCTCTGCAGGATCTGCTTCTCCCTGTACCCAGTGGAGAGGCACTGAGGGTCAGTTCCTCTCCAAATGCACCCTTCCTGAATCAGCACACAGCCACATGTCCATCGTGGgtaaaatgtacaataaaaaatgCCTGGCAATCCTCAGCAAAGGCCTGGCCTCTGGTGAACATCCCAAGAGTGGTAGTTAGTGTTGTGTGTGTG
This DNA window, taken from Phyllostomus discolor isolate MPI-MPIP mPhyDis1 chromosome 7, mPhyDis1.pri.v3, whole genome shotgun sequence, encodes the following:
- the PHF7 gene encoding LOW QUALITY PROTEIN: PHD finger protein 7 (The sequence of the model RefSeq protein was modified relative to this genomic sequence to represent the inferred CDS: inserted 1 base in 1 codon; deleted 1 base in 1 codon) — protein: MKTIKEKKKECQRLRKSSKTRGVTQRKPSSGPVCLLCLQEPGDPEKLGEFLQKDNLSMHYFCLILSSKLPQRGQSNRGFHGFLPEDIKKEAARASRKICFVCKKKGAAINCQKDHCVRNFHLPCGQERGCLSQFFGEYKSFCEKHRPTQDIQWGNVGEEGCVLCCEDLSHASVENIQSPCCSQTIYHRKCIQKYAHTSAKHFFKCPHCNNREEFPQEMLRMGIHIPDRDAAWELEPGAFSDLYQRYQHCDAPICLYEQGRDIFEDEGRWSLILCATCGSQGTHRDCSSLRSNSKKWECEECAPSPETENSGDIPCCSSTFYWRGVGGGGYYYRDINLEENLGPSWTNSPGPSLLKKSESSGSRRGHFWXGVKITKSCKKYK